In a genomic window of Numenius arquata chromosome 5, bNumArq3.hap1.1, whole genome shotgun sequence:
- the LOC141464490 gene encoding rho-related GTP-binding protein RhoG-like, with translation MQTIKCVVVGDGAVGKTCLLISYTTNAFPEEYIPTVFDNYSAQMTVDGRTVSLNLWDTAGQEEYDRLRTLSYPQTNVFVICFSIGSPSSYANVRHKWHPEVSHHCPNVPILLVGTKRDLRSDLETVKKLKEQSLAPTTPQQGTSLAKQIGAVKYLECSALNQEGVREVFAEAVRAVLYPVTKKNTRKCVLL, from the coding sequence ATGCAGACCATAAAGTGCGTAGTTGTTGGAGATGGCGCTGTGGGAAAAACTTGCCTTCTCATCAGCTATACCACCAACGCCTTCCCAGAAGAGTACATCCCTACAGTGTTTGACAACTACAGTGCCCAAATGACTGTTGATGGCCGGACAGTTAGCCTGAATCTCTGGGACACTGCAGGCCAGGAGGAATATGACCGCCTGCGCACACTCTCATATCCTCAAACCAATGTGTTTGTCATCTGTTTCTCTATCGGTAGCCCCTCTTCCTATGCAAATGTGAGGCACAAATGGCATCCTGAAGTTTCTCACCACTGTCCAAATGTTCCCATTCTTTTAGTGGGCACGAAGAGAGACTTGAGAAGTGACCTGGAAACAGTTAAAAAGTTGAAAGAGCAAAGCTTGGCTCCCACTACGCCGCAGCAGGGGACTTCACTGGCTAAACAAATTGGAGCAGTCAAATATTTGGAGTGCTCAGCGTTGAATCAGGAGGGTGTTCGGGAGGTGTTTGCTGAAGCTGTGCGTGCAGTTCTCTATCCTGTGACAAAGAAGAACACGCGAAAATGTGTCCTATTGTAG